A region from the Oscillospiraceae bacterium MB08-C2-2 genome encodes:
- a CDS encoding DNA polymerase IV, protein MHVDMNNFYASVECLYRPELRKLPVAVGGDPEQRHGIVLAKNQIAKQFGVQTGEALWQARQKCPKIVFVPPNFDRYLRFSQMARDIYYKYTDQIEPFGIDEAWLDVTGSTGLYGSGETIANKIRNQIKAELGVTVSVGVSWNKIFAKLGSDVKKPDAVTIISKENYKQVAWSLPASDLLYVGRQTGKKLHRHYIDTIGAIAQENPAWLKARLGKWGEFLWTFANGYDISPVSKCGEESFIKSIGHSQTTMRDVENEEEVKMLVYVLAESVAARMREHGFKARTVAISVSDSELIGYGKQGKTKQPTLLVTDIAKTAMELFRQLYPWKHSIRSVGIKATDFMLDSAPVQLDIFADSGRADKEEKIERAVDILRQRFGPYSIQRGVVLQDTKLTGFAPKTDHVIHPISFF, encoded by the coding sequence TTGCATGTGGATATGAATAATTTTTACGCATCTGTCGAATGCCTGTACCGCCCGGAGCTGCGTAAGCTTCCGGTAGCTGTCGGTGGCGATCCAGAGCAGCGCCACGGGATTGTGTTGGCGAAGAACCAAATTGCTAAGCAGTTTGGCGTGCAAACTGGTGAAGCTTTATGGCAGGCCCGGCAAAAATGTCCTAAGATCGTTTTTGTGCCTCCTAATTTTGATCGTTACTTGCGTTTCAGCCAAATGGCCAGAGACATCTATTACAAATATACCGATCAGATAGAGCCGTTCGGCATCGATGAGGCTTGGTTAGATGTAACCGGCAGTACCGGTCTTTACGGCAGCGGGGAAACAATCGCTAATAAAATCCGGAATCAGATTAAGGCTGAATTAGGCGTTACGGTTTCTGTTGGAGTAAGTTGGAACAAAATTTTTGCCAAGCTGGGCAGTGATGTTAAAAAGCCCGATGCTGTAACAATCATTTCCAAAGAAAACTACAAGCAGGTGGCTTGGAGTCTGCCTGCTTCTGATCTGCTCTACGTGGGCAGACAAACCGGTAAAAAGCTACACCGCCATTACATCGATACCATTGGAGCTATTGCGCAGGAGAATCCGGCATGGCTCAAAGCCCGCTTAGGTAAATGGGGAGAGTTCCTGTGGACTTTTGCCAATGGTTATGATATATCCCCCGTGTCCAAGTGTGGGGAAGAGAGTTTTATTAAATCAATCGGCCATAGTCAAACGACTATGCGGGATGTGGAAAATGAAGAAGAGGTTAAAATGCTGGTCTATGTGCTGGCCGAGAGTGTTGCGGCCCGAATGAGGGAACATGGCTTTAAGGCCCGGACTGTTGCTATCAGTGTCAGTGATTCTGAGCTTATAGGTTATGGCAAACAAGGGAAAACTAAGCAACCCACCTTGCTGGTAACCGACATTGCTAAAACAGCCATGGAGCTATTCCGGCAATTGTATCCTTGGAAACATAGCATTCGGAGCGTTGGAATTAAAGCAACTGACTTTATGCTGGATTCTGCACCAGTGCAGCTGGACATATTTGCAGACAGTGGCCGAGCCGATAAAGAAGAAAAGATAGAAAGGGCGGTTGATATCCTGCGCCAGCGATTCGGGCCTTACAGTATACAGCGGGGCGTTGTGCTACAGGATACCAAGCTCACCGGCTTTGCACCCAAAACCGATCACGTTATTCACCCGATAAGTTTTTTCTAG
- a CDS encoding FlxA-like family protein has product MNITGVTGTYSSDGSSSISKISQLQKQIAEVEKSISKINSDDSLDAETKSQQLATYQTQLTQLQAQLAQLQKESASSSTSQQSSNAATAQEASKLGHFGSGQFMDEQA; this is encoded by the coding sequence TTGAATATTACAGGTGTAACCGGTACCTATTCCTCAGACGGCAGCTCCAGCATATCTAAAATCAGCCAGCTTCAAAAGCAGATTGCTGAAGTGGAAAAAAGCATCTCAAAAATCAACAGCGATGATAGTCTGGACGCAGAGACAAAATCCCAGCAGCTTGCCACTTATCAGACCCAGCTGACCCAGCTTCAGGCACAATTGGCACAGTTGCAGAAGGAAAGCGCCTCTTCTTCTACCAGCCAGCAAAGCAGCAATGCGGCCACAGCACAGGAAGCCTCTAAACTCGGGCACTTCGGCTCTGGTCAGTTTATGGATGAGCAAGCCTGA
- a CDS encoding SIR2 family protein has product MSVKSFEYERIFIDMVEQNHLNLFLGAGFSTYAKNENGDFLPLGYKINETLKECFDIKSKRNLTLSQTCQKIKLNHNDTLCRILRTTYKVKEFDLKYLKINRLPIKNIISTNIDDLIEKIFSHSDSKVDISDVNIEGYIDKSNIINYFKLHGSVTYPIESRLSFTEQELHSLFSQDHTLFSTVSYKMASSPCLFWGTSLSDSNTIQLLSQGEEYNKIKMPKWIVVYPEEGYEELVEEYHEKGFYVIVSDTLDLIDYLDNLPLSKISNDDKYIYHEYRDTFPNNYVCKELVKKSLARPVTDFFQGAEPQISDIKSVNVKRTSYFAKAFNLVLKNKITLITGIPGCGKSTLLLQLALANEVSGRKFWFNGMIESEAKRLANLVSNDTNVTVFMDNLYSNLDAFNVLKEYSNIRLVTTERTLNFEFVKNSLSIESKSILDISDLNIEDIHTLCSAMNKSSQDAMNLIKINANVSLLEIVFYSYKSITVKERITEYIRALQNYHNSGCPINLLELYALVNYISYCGTSTSMDMLYFYFSCEINSYEDILLALRKMNSILVEINMSDDDYVDNQDYVIMRSKLYSEVSLFLIPKHILSKVLFDFHERVSNSIIYRYDIFKKRAYDADITTKAFDKQAGIQFYESLIRKNVNPYLRHQYALFLQRKRDFDLAWTQIDKAYTDCNGKIFTIANSHAIILFEKNINIIPINDQHKRQLQEIINRTFDTLEYCITRDVKVNYHVLIYSRNAIEYYQKFGYDENSKRFILNANIQMNLILHSTDFIYRKLRSQLIALQQETKEIMQIHNFNDLEAKECSALV; this is encoded by the coding sequence ATGAGCGTAAAGAGCTTTGAATATGAGAGAATATTTATTGACATGGTAGAGCAAAATCATCTAAATTTATTTTTAGGTGCTGGCTTTTCCACTTATGCCAAAAATGAAAATGGTGATTTTCTTCCTTTAGGTTATAAAATAAATGAAACTCTAAAAGAATGTTTTGATATAAAAAGCAAAAGAAATTTAACTTTAAGCCAAACCTGCCAAAAAATCAAGTTGAATCACAATGATACTTTATGTCGCATTCTGAGAACAACCTATAAAGTAAAGGAATTTGATTTAAAATATTTAAAGATCAATAGATTACCTATTAAGAACATTATATCTACTAATATAGACGATTTAATAGAAAAAATATTTAGCCATAGTGACTCGAAAGTTGATATATCAGATGTCAATATTGAAGGCTATATTGACAAAAGTAATATAATTAACTACTTTAAGTTACATGGCTCTGTCACCTATCCTATTGAAAGCAGACTATCTTTCACCGAACAAGAGTTACATAGTTTATTCTCTCAGGATCATACGTTGTTTTCTACAGTTAGCTATAAAATGGCATCTTCGCCATGCTTATTTTGGGGTACAAGTTTAAGCGATAGCAATACAATTCAATTATTATCTCAGGGAGAAGAATATAACAAAATTAAAATGCCAAAATGGATTGTCGTTTATCCAGAAGAAGGATATGAAGAATTAGTAGAAGAATATCACGAAAAAGGTTTTTATGTTATAGTATCTGATACATTGGATTTAATAGATTACTTAGACAACTTGCCTTTATCCAAAATATCTAATGATGATAAGTATATATACCACGAATATCGTGATACATTTCCAAATAATTATGTCTGTAAAGAATTAGTAAAAAAATCTTTGGCTCGACCGGTAACGGATTTTTTCCAAGGTGCAGAACCACAAATCTCTGATATTAAATCCGTAAATGTCAAACGCACCTCTTATTTTGCCAAAGCTTTTAATCTTGTTCTAAAGAATAAAATAACATTAATTACGGGGATTCCTGGTTGCGGCAAATCTACTTTACTTTTACAATTAGCTTTGGCAAATGAAGTTTCTGGGCGTAAATTTTGGTTTAATGGGATGATCGAATCAGAGGCTAAACGACTTGCTAATTTAGTATCCAACGATACAAACGTCACAGTGTTTATGGACAATTTATATAGTAATTTAGATGCTTTTAATGTTCTTAAAGAATATAGCAATATTAGGCTTGTAACTACCGAAAGAACATTGAACTTCGAGTTCGTCAAGAACTCTTTATCAATTGAATCTAAAAGCATTTTAGATATTAGTGATTTAAATATAGAGGATATTCATACTCTATGCTCTGCTATGAACAAATCAAGCCAAGATGCAATGAATTTGATTAAGATCAATGCTAATGTTTCTCTTTTAGAGATAGTCTTTTACTCATATAAAAGTATCACGGTTAAAGAAAGGATAACTGAATATATAAGAGCACTACAAAATTATCACAATAGTGGTTGTCCTATAAATTTGCTGGAATTATATGCACTTGTAAACTATATTAGCTATTGTGGCACCTCCACCTCAATGGATATGCTTTATTTTTACTTTTCCTGCGAAATCAATTCATACGAAGATATTCTACTTGCATTACGTAAAATGAACAGTATCTTGGTAGAGATTAATATGAGTGATGATGATTATGTAGACAATCAAGATTATGTAATTATGAGAAGTAAGCTGTACTCTGAGGTGTCTTTGTTTTTAATTCCAAAACACATTCTGAGTAAGGTTCTTTTTGATTTTCATGAAAGGGTAAGCAACAGTATCATTTATAGGTACGATATTTTTAAAAAAAGAGCATATGATGCTGACATTACTACAAAAGCGTTTGATAAACAGGCTGGTATTCAATTTTATGAGAGTCTTATTAGAAAGAACGTTAACCCTTATCTTAGACATCAATATGCACTGTTTTTACAAAGAAAAAGGGATTTTGATCTTGCTTGGACTCAAATTGACAAAGCATATACTGATTGTAATGGTAAAATCTTTACAATAGCAAATAGCCACGCCATTATACTATTTGAGAAAAACATAAATATCATTCCAATAAATGACCAACACAAGCGCCAATTACAAGAAATTATTAATCGAACATTTGATACATTGGAATATTGCATTACAAGAGATGTCAAGGTTAATTATCATGTCTTAATTTATAGTAGAAATGCAATAGAATACTACCAAAAATTTGGATATGATGAAAATTCCAAGAGATTTATACTTAATGCAAATATACAAATGAATCTAATACTTCATTCAACCGATTTTATATATCGAAAACTCAGATCACAATTAATAGCACTGCAACAAGAAACAAAAGAAATAATGCAAATACATAATTTTAATGATTTGGAAGCGAAAGAATGTTCTGCATTGGTTTAA
- a CDS encoding DUF932 domain-containing protein, whose translation MALATRFGSGTRTMTLDTPLTDDQLFRVAPSIFAEDKHGSRSDRYTYIPTIEVLNGLRNEGFQPFMAAQSRSRIEGKSEFTKHMVRLRQAGQITGPEAFEIILINSHDGTSSYQMLAGIFRFVCHNGMVTGDTIQDMRIPHRGNITDNVIDAAYTILEDYDTAAEEIEKMKSLQLTEGEQAAYAQAALALKYEDYAPVEPDQLLQARRYEDRKDSIWSTFNRVQENMIKGGLHGRTTNGKKTSTRKVQSIDTDVKLNKALWILANKMAEYKA comes from the coding sequence ATGGCACTAGCAACAAGATTTGGCAGCGGAACAAGAACAATGACATTGGATACACCTTTAACGGATGATCAGCTCTTTCGGGTTGCCCCTTCAATATTTGCAGAAGATAAGCACGGCAGCCGTTCCGATCGTTACACCTACATTCCCACCATCGAGGTGCTAAATGGCTTGCGAAATGAAGGCTTTCAACCTTTCATGGCAGCACAATCCAGAAGTCGAATTGAAGGAAAGAGCGAATTTACAAAGCATATGGTAAGACTTCGTCAAGCAGGCCAAATCACCGGCCCTGAGGCCTTCGAGATCATCCTTATTAACAGTCATGATGGCACCAGTTCCTATCAGATGCTGGCTGGTATATTCCGATTTGTTTGTCACAATGGCATGGTAACAGGCGATACTATCCAAGATATGCGTATTCCTCACCGGGGTAATATTACCGACAATGTAATCGATGCAGCCTACACAATCCTAGAAGATTACGATACCGCCGCCGAAGAAATTGAGAAAATGAAATCCTTGCAGCTAACAGAAGGGGAGCAAGCGGCCTATGCTCAGGCGGCACTGGCTTTGAAGTATGAAGACTATGCACCCGTTGAACCCGATCAGCTCCTACAGGCTAGGCGCTACGAAGATCGGAAAGACAGCATATGGAGTACATTTAACCGAGTGCAGGAAAATATGATTAAGGGCGGCCTGCACGGCAGAACAACCAATGGCAAGAAGACCAGTACCAGAAAGGTACAGTCCATAGACACTGACGTAAAACTCAACAAAGCTCTTTGGATTCTAGCTAACAAAATGGCTGAATATAAGGCCTGA
- a CDS encoding DNA ligase codes for MADIFEDKRVTPMLIAEEKPAFDDPEWLYELKPDGVRCFAYLDTSGTILRDKRNTDKTAIFPELGGMNKQITRKRKCLLDGEIYFALGRKEDFYEAHRRSLMKNNFKIQLAASQAPIKFMAFDILYWDGKDVSTQSLLERKSLLQKAVKESEGFGVSRFVSGQGIALYNALEPQGFEGIVAKRKDSKYYFGKRTKDWIKCKTLLDDDFVVCGYYQKAENLISVILGSYMGDSLVYRGHVVMGVSRQDYKQMTKATKSAKQKYYADFPDFEGAEWLKPKLVCTVRFMEYTPSGGLRQPAFKGLRDDKVPEDCKAPQ; via the coding sequence ATGGCTGATATCTTTGAAGATAAAAGAGTTACCCCCATGCTGATAGCAGAAGAAAAGCCTGCTTTTGATGATCCAGAGTGGCTTTATGAGCTTAAACCGGATGGAGTGCGGTGTTTTGCTTATTTGGACACATCTGGGACTATCCTAAGGGACAAGCGCAACACGGATAAAACCGCCATATTCCCGGAACTAGGGGGCATGAATAAGCAAATTACAAGGAAGAGAAAATGCCTACTTGATGGCGAGATCTATTTTGCTCTGGGACGAAAAGAAGATTTTTATGAAGCCCACCGCAGATCTCTTATGAAAAACAACTTTAAAATCCAGCTGGCAGCAAGCCAAGCACCTATTAAATTTATGGCATTTGATATTTTATATTGGGACGGTAAGGATGTATCCACACAAAGCCTCTTGGAACGTAAAAGCCTGCTGCAAAAGGCTGTAAAAGAATCTGAGGGATTTGGTGTATCCCGCTTTGTAAGTGGCCAAGGGATTGCCTTATACAATGCGCTGGAACCACAGGGTTTTGAGGGGATAGTTGCCAAGCGCAAAGACAGCAAATATTACTTTGGCAAGCGCACAAAGGATTGGATAAAGTGCAAAACACTATTGGATGACGACTTTGTGGTATGCGGCTACTATCAAAAAGCTGAAAATCTAATCAGCGTCATTTTAGGTAGTTACATGGGCGACAGTTTGGTTTATCGAGGACATGTGGTCATGGGTGTATCCCGTCAAGATTATAAGCAAATGACTAAAGCAACCAAGTCGGCAAAACAAAAGTACTATGCTGATTTTCCTGATTTTGAAGGTGCTGAATGGTTGAAACCGAAGCTGGTTTGCACAGTGCGCTTTATGGAATATACCCCTTCTGGTGGTTTGCGGCAACCGGCCTTTAAAGGGCTGCGTGATGACAAGGTCCCAGAAGATTGCAAAGCCCCGCAATAA
- a CDS encoding Ku protein, translated as MATKSAISFGLVHIPVSLHTATQDNDVHFNQLHKDDNSRIRYKKTCGHCGKEVTTQDIVKGFEYDKDQYVIVTDEEFEKIKTEKDRSMQIIHFTTLDTISPVYYDKTYHAIPETGGEKAFELLRTAMMQEKVVAVAKVVMGTKDTLITLIPREDGLLCQTMFFADEVKALPNYIRPEVDAPQLQMAQTLINGMKQDFAPEQYKDEYQEKLKDLISTKISGKEVVAGTSEQSSGGNVIDIMEALQKSIEATKENKPKKRTTKSKGA; from the coding sequence ATGGCAACAAAATCAGCTATTTCATTCGGTCTTGTCCATATTCCTGTTTCCTTACACACCGCCACTCAGGATAATGATGTACACTTTAATCAGCTCCACAAAGATGACAACAGCCGCATAAGGTATAAAAAGACTTGCGGCCACTGTGGCAAAGAAGTGACTACTCAGGACATCGTCAAAGGTTTTGAGTATGACAAAGACCAGTATGTGATCGTGACCGATGAAGAATTTGAAAAGATTAAGACAGAGAAAGACCGCTCAATGCAGATTATCCACTTTACAACACTGGATACAATCAGCCCAGTATATTATGACAAAACATATCATGCTATCCCCGAAACGGGCGGAGAAAAGGCATTTGAGTTGCTTCGGACGGCTATGATGCAGGAAAAAGTTGTGGCCGTTGCCAAAGTGGTGATGGGTACAAAGGATACTTTAATAACCCTAATACCCCGTGAAGATGGTTTGCTCTGCCAAACCATGTTTTTTGCAGACGAAGTAAAGGCGCTGCCTAATTATATCCGCCCCGAGGTAGATGCTCCGCAATTGCAAATGGCCCAAACCTTGATTAACGGAATGAAACAGGATTTTGCTCCAGAACAATACAAAGACGAGTATCAAGAAAAATTAAAAGATCTAATATCCACTAAAATATCCGGCAAAGAAGTTGTGGCTGGAACCTCTGAACAATCTTCCGGTGGCAACGTTATTGACATTATGGAAGCACTACAAAAAAGCATTGAGGCAACGAAAGAAAACAAGCCAAAGAAACGTACCACTAAGAGCAAAGGCGCATAA
- a CDS encoding DUF1576 domain-containing protein encodes MHRQAHFHRRLYPPYILILASHVFFLIAAFVLDTPQNIWQGFWRIQFSRSILITDYMQIGGVGATLVNAAIVGGFGVFLMLLAGVKPNGATIMALWLTSGFAFFGKNIFNMIPLIVGVWLYARYQREPFLNYSLASLLIATLCPVVSEISFLGVFSRGQGIAIGVLLGIAIGFLFPAISSYVVRVHDGYNLYSMGFAGGLIAMFLISILKSVGIVVEPELHWHTGSNLPFAVFLYILSAGLIVAGFVLGRGQKHGTNLKKMYSLSGRLVSDFHLLFEETIYINMGLLGFFATTLVLALGADLNGPTIAGIFTIIGFGSFGKHLKNCLPVVAGAVLCGYFNTLGFTSPSNILAILFSTGLAPIAGHFGWFWGVVAGFLHVNIVIHAGYLSNGLNLYNNGFAAGFVALLLVPVILTFKRVEE; translated from the coding sequence ATGCATCGACAAGCACATTTTCACCGGCGGTTGTATCCGCCTTACATACTGATTCTCGCCAGCCATGTCTTTTTTCTTATCGCTGCCTTTGTGCTGGATACACCCCAGAATATTTGGCAGGGCTTTTGGCGCATTCAGTTTTCACGCAGCATTTTGATCACCGATTATATGCAGATTGGCGGTGTGGGAGCCACACTGGTCAATGCCGCCATTGTAGGCGGCTTTGGGGTATTTCTAATGCTTCTGGCAGGTGTCAAACCCAATGGCGCTACCATTATGGCTTTATGGCTGACATCGGGCTTTGCCTTTTTCGGCAAAAATATTTTCAATATGATCCCCCTGATTGTGGGGGTGTGGCTTTATGCCCGTTATCAGCGTGAGCCTTTTCTCAACTATTCCTTGGCTTCCCTGCTGATTGCCACTTTATGCCCTGTGGTCAGTGAAATCAGCTTTCTTGGGGTGTTTTCCCGTGGACAGGGGATTGCCATAGGGGTTCTGCTGGGCATTGCCATTGGGTTTCTTTTCCCGGCCATTTCCTCTTATGTGGTGCGGGTGCACGATGGTTATAACCTTTACAGCATGGGCTTCGCCGGTGGTTTGATTGCCATGTTCCTCATTTCCATACTGAAAAGTGTAGGGATTGTGGTGGAACCGGAGCTGCACTGGCATACCGGTAGCAACCTGCCTTTTGCTGTTTTTTTGTATATTCTCTCGGCGGGTCTTATTGTGGCAGGCTTTGTTTTGGGTCGGGGGCAAAAACACGGAACGAACCTAAAAAAAATGTATTCACTTTCCGGCCGGTTGGTCTCGGATTTTCATCTGCTTTTTGAGGAAACTATTTATATCAATATGGGGCTTCTGGGATTTTTCGCCACCACATTGGTTCTGGCCTTGGGAGCCGATCTCAACGGGCCAACTATAGCCGGTATTTTTACCATTATTGGCTTTGGAAGCTTTGGCAAGCATCTTAAAAACTGTTTGCCTGTGGTCGCGGGAGCGGTTTTGTGCGGCTATTTTAACACATTGGGCTTTACCAGCCCCAGCAACATTCTGGCTATTTTGTTTTCTACCGGCCTTGCACCCATTGCCGGGCATTTCGGATGGTTCTGGGGTGTTGTTGCCGGGTTTTTACATGTAAACATCGTGATTCACGCCGGTTATTTAAGCAATGGCTTGAATCTTTATAACAATGGCTTTGCCGCGGGCTTTGTGGCATTGCTGCTGGTGCCTGTGATTTTAACTTTTAAACGAGTGGAAGAATAG
- a CDS encoding MFS transporter, with protein sequence MKKRLWYKKTILIGLVLILLLVGVLGRRCFAENPLEKQRSFVSPSYVSTGSDGTMVVVDKSKTRVSLINPQGEVIATINGGVRSDRNFYYAEYACTDGRKIYICDVLYTSIGTEVMAERIFQYDLSGRFERIVFEQTYSDGEMPLQKGYLSSVRADGGELNFLLGKPEMLGLYRAAPEGAELIRSLSTVHVPYRHFSVYDPVSRTISLSDKRGLLYTEKKGTLVQIKDWSESRGERVYWELASTGDGQLYAADPATRQVVRISDERPLIPAELAQENRILYRLSGNEKGILSFTDNRTVFQMTTKGEILFSGTQVPFATSYFINRLAVWLCGGSGALMVCLGAIWLLVRIFRTSQSHLKRTTILLEVAIILTSVVVTSTLLGSAHQRLRNKDVATLKRTVSSISGTSGQTFGDALWRIDTLSDYAGPDHATIRKYLDVYCAAASENGSNLYYILFKASNGLVYGVVDYEDTTGTIYPHSPYKDSGFDRVMEEGAVVMIESQADSYGFWTYAQAPVYNSSGQIVGILEIGSDLNSDRMLNQNQVQGIVISTAVLLLIILLMVTEGTAVAECLSQYSQAKEEGGGRPHIPEFIRPLSFLIFFADNASAAFIPQLSEQMLLASGLGISATLGAALPMSAQLFCIALMAFLGGYFTDRMGTKRVLLFGIVIQFAGYLMVAWSVAANGYLLLLFGKIIGGCGQGLSVVSINTLPTLTWDEERKNNLFSGLNVGLMSGVVVGTSIGSQIAEAAGYAVTFLVSAAVMVLAWFMGWATLSGKVAKPALTGAQAEAKAQEMSTYDFLRSKSVFSFLLLLMFPFLVLMYFKDYVFPLLASSAGHSDSTIGNILLLGGALSIYLEPVLSRVTLKYLKAKGSIVLASLLYIAALWIFAFRPNMTTSVIAVLILSVAGCFGLVNLGIYYSSMPVSLAFGSGKSMGVYSLFDNLGQTAGPLLFGAMLILGYGPACFYIGGAALVLLLAFLLFNRPGKKQSVWKGRRGKWRSTVQDKPAL encoded by the coding sequence TTGAAAAAAAGGCTGTGGTACAAAAAAACGATTCTTATCGGGTTGGTTCTGATCCTGCTTCTGGTGGGTGTTCTCGGAAGGCGCTGCTTTGCTGAAAACCCGCTGGAAAAGCAGCGGAGCTTTGTTTCCCCTTCTTATGTTTCAACGGGAAGCGATGGTACCATGGTTGTGGTGGATAAAAGCAAAACCCGGGTATCCCTCATTAATCCCCAAGGTGAGGTAATCGCCACCATCAACGGGGGAGTTCGCAGCGATCGGAATTTTTATTATGCGGAATACGCCTGTACCGATGGCCGCAAAATCTATATTTGCGATGTTCTTTACACCTCCATTGGCACCGAGGTGATGGCAGAGCGCATCTTTCAGTATGATCTGAGCGGACGCTTTGAGCGGATTGTCTTTGAACAGACCTATTCTGATGGTGAAATGCCTCTCCAGAAGGGATATCTTTCTTCCGTGCGGGCGGATGGAGGGGAACTGAACTTTCTGCTCGGCAAACCGGAAATGCTGGGGCTTTATAGGGCTGCTCCGGAGGGTGCAGAGCTGATACGCAGCCTTTCCACCGTGCATGTGCCTTATCGTCATTTTTCAGTTTATGACCCTGTTTCCCGGACGATCAGCCTCAGTGATAAGAGAGGGCTGCTCTATACCGAGAAAAAGGGCACTCTTGTGCAAATTAAGGATTGGTCGGAAAGCCGGGGAGAGCGGGTTTATTGGGAGCTGGCCTCCACGGGGGATGGACAGCTCTATGCGGCTGATCCGGCCACACGTCAGGTGGTTCGCATTTCGGATGAACGCCCGCTCATTCCTGCGGAGCTGGCACAGGAAAACCGTATTCTTTACCGCCTGTCCGGCAACGAAAAGGGTATACTCTCCTTTACAGACAACCGCACCGTTTTTCAGATGACAACCAAGGGTGAAATTCTTTTTTCCGGAACACAGGTTCCTTTTGCAACCAGCTATTTTATCAATCGGCTGGCCGTTTGGCTCTGCGGTGGCAGTGGTGCTCTTATGGTTTGTCTGGGAGCAATATGGCTTTTGGTTCGGATTTTTCGCACCAGCCAATCCCACCTGAAGCGCACCACCATTTTGCTGGAGGTTGCCATTATTCTGACCTCCGTTGTGGTCACCAGCACTTTGCTGGGCAGTGCCCACCAGCGCCTGCGCAATAAGGATGTGGCCACTCTTAAACGAACGGTCAGCTCCATTTCCGGTACCTCGGGGCAAACCTTTGGGGATGCCTTATGGCGGATTGATACCCTCAGCGATTATGCAGGGCCGGATCATGCCACCATCCGAAAATACTTGGATGTATATTGTGCGGCGGCTTCAGAAAATGGCTCTAACCTCTATTATATTCTCTTTAAAGCCTCAAATGGTCTTGTTTATGGTGTGGTGGATTATGAGGATACCACCGGTACCATTTATCCCCACTCTCCCTATAAGGATTCCGGTTTTGACCGGGTTATGGAGGAGGGGGCCGTGGTGATGATCGAGAGCCAAGCCGATTCTTACGGCTTCTGGACCTATGCCCAAGCCCCTGTCTATAACAGCAGCGGGCAGATTGTTGGAATTTTGGAAATTGGCTCTGACCTTAACAGCGACCGGATGCTGAATCAGAATCAGGTGCAGGGCATTGTCATTTCCACAGCGGTGCTGCTGCTGATCATACTCCTGATGGTCACCGAAGGAACGGCGGTGGCGGAGTGCCTCTCTCAGTATTCGCAGGCCAAAGAAGAGGGAGGCGGGCGGCCTCACATCCCCGAATTTATTCGGCCCCTTTCCTTTCTGATCTTTTTTGCGGATAATGCCTCTGCCGCTTTTATTCCCCAGCTTTCCGAGCAGATGCTGCTGGCCTCGGGGCTTGGAATTTCGGCCACCTTGGGAGCGGCGCTGCCCATGTCAGCTCAGCTTTTCTGCATAGCCCTCATGGCTTTTTTAGGTGGGTATTTTACTGACCGGATGGGCACCAAACGAGTGCTTTTGTTTGGGATTGTGATTCAGTTTGCCGGTTATTTGATGGTTGCTTGGTCGGTGGCGGCAAATGGCTATCTGCTGCTGCTTTTTGGCAAAATTATAGGCGGCTGCGGGCAGGGGCTTTCGGTGGTTTCCATCAACACGCTCCCCACGCTGACTTGGGATGAAGAGCGGAAGAACAACCTGTTTTCCGGGCTGAATGTGGGCCTTATGAGCGGCGTGGTGGTGGGTACCTCCATTGGTTCCCAGATTGCTGAGGCGGCTGGTTATGCCGTTACCTTTCTGGTTTCGGCGGCTGTTATGGTGCTGGCATGGTTTATGGGCTGGGCAACCCTTTCAGGTAAGGTTGCGAAGCCTGCTTTAACCGGTGCTCAAGCGGAGGCCAAAGCCCAGGAAATGAGCACCTATGATTTTCTGCGGAGCAAGAGCGTTTTTTCCTTTTTGCTTCTGCTGATGTTCCCTTTTTTGGTGCTGATGTATTTCAAGGATTATGTATTCCCGCTGCTTGCTTCTTCCGCAGGCCATTCCGATTCCACCATCGGCAACATTCTGCTTTTGGGAGGCGCACTTTCTATTTATCTGGAGCCTGTGCTCTCCAGGGTTACACTGAAATATCTGAAGGCGAAAGGCTCTATTGTATTGGCCAGTCTGCTTTATATTGCGGCTTTATGGATTTTTGCCTTCCGCCCCAATATGACCACCTCGGTGATCGCGGTGCTTATTTTGAGTGTGGCGGGGTGTTTTGGTTTGGTCAATCTTGGCATCTATTATTCCTCCATGCCTGTTTCCCTTGCGTTTGGAAGCGGTAAATCCATGGGGGTATACAGTTTGTTTGATAATTTGGGCCAAACAGCCGGGCCGCTGCTGTTTGGCGCAATGCTGATTCTGGGATACGGCCCAGCTTGCTTTTATATCGGAGGTGCCGCTCTTGTTCTTCTGCTGGCGTTTCTGCTTTTCAATCGGCCCGGCAAAAAGCAGTCAGTCTGGAAAGGAAGGAGGGGGAAGTGGCGCAGCACAGTACAGGATAAACCCGCTTTGTAA